The following proteins are co-located in the Chryseobacterium daecheongense genome:
- the accB gene encoding acetyl-CoA carboxylase biotin carboxyl carrier protein, whose protein sequence is MDIKDIQNLIKFVSKAEVSEVKYKTKDFEITIKTPLAGSEVNYAQPAVYHTAPQQVAAPVQTPAATTPTEKVEAASDDSKYLTIKSPMIGTFYRKPSPDKDVFVNVGDEVSNGKIVCVIEAMKLFNQIESEISGKIVKILVDDATPVEYDQPLFLVDPS, encoded by the coding sequence ATGGACATTAAAGACATACAAAATCTTATCAAGTTTGTATCTAAAGCCGAAGTTTCAGAGGTTAAATACAAGACTAAAGATTTCGAAATCACTATTAAAACTCCATTAGCAGGAAGCGAAGTAAACTATGCACAACCAGCAGTTTACCACACTGCTCCTCAGCAAGTAGCAGCTCCTGTACAAACTCCAGCTGCCACTACTCCAACTGAAAAAGTAGAAGCAGCTTCTGATGACAGCAAGTATTTAACTATTAAGTCTCCAATGATTGGTACCTTCTACAGAAAGCCATCTCCAGATAAAGACGTTTTTGTAAATGTAGGTGATGAAGTTTCCAACGGAAAAATCGTTTGTGTAATTGAAGCAATGAAATTATTCAATCAGATAGAATCTGAGATCAGCGGTAAAATCGTTAAGATATTGGTAGACGATGCTACTCCTGTAGAGTACGACCAACCTTTATTCCTAGTAGATCCATCTTAA